From the genome of Nicotiana sylvestris chromosome 2, ASM39365v2, whole genome shotgun sequence, one region includes:
- the LOC104219271 gene encoding uncharacterized protein: MGDGYRGSTTTSKRTGKILVVLTDYFTKWVEAGAFKQVREKEVRDFIWITSTPYHSVGNGQAESTNKVIINNLKKRLEESKGNWPELLPGVLWAYRTTAKTSTGETPFSLVYGAEALIQVKIGEPSMRFTQASEEYNDEEMCINLDLLEGKRETALIRMTSQKQAEMKQIVAGLKVFWRVLMERGWDVSVLAINGGISWRNGDCCGGVADGVR, translated from the exons atgggggatggatatcgtgggtccactaccacaagcaaaaggacaggtaaaattctCGTTGTACtcactgactattttactaaatgggtggaagcaggagcattcaaacaggtgcgagaaaaagaggttagagatttcatttg GATTACATCTACACCTTATCAttcggtgggtaatggacaagctgagtcaacaaacaaagtcattattaACAATTTAAAGAAGCGTTTGGAGGAATCtaaaggtaattggccagaattactacctggtgttttatgggcataccgcacaacagcaaaaacaagtacgggagaaacaccattctcattggtttatggagctgaagcCTTAATTCAAGTTAAGATAGGAGAGCCAAGCATGAGGTTTACACAAGCGTCAGAAGAATACAATGACGAAGAAATGTGCATAAACCTTGatctacttgaaggaaaaagggaaactgcattaataagaatgacATCACAAAAGCAG GCAGAGATGAAGCAAATCGTTGCCGGACTTAAAGTTTTCTGGCGGGTTCTGATGGAAAGGGGCTGGGATGTGTCAGTTTTGGCTATCAATGGAGGAATTTCATGGAGGAATGGAGATTGCTGCGGTGGTGTTGCTGATGGTGTGCGTTGA